The following proteins come from a genomic window of Aspergillus luchuensis IFO 4308 DNA, chromosome 3, nearly complete sequence:
- a CDS encoding eukaryotic translation initiation factor 3 subunit F (COG:J;~EggNog:ENOG410PJNU;~InterPro:IPR024969,IPR037518,IPR027531,IPR000555;~MEROPS:MER0030133;~PFAM:PF13012,PF01398;~go_component: GO:0005852 - eukaryotic translation initiation factor 3 complex [Evidence IEA];~go_function: GO:0003743 - translation initiation factor activity [Evidence IEA];~go_function: GO:0005515 - protein binding [Evidence IEA];~go_function: GO:0008237 - metallopeptidase activity [Evidence IEA];~go_function: GO:0031369 - translation initiation factor binding [Evidence IEA];~go_function: GO:0070122 - isopeptidase activity [Evidence IEA];~go_process: GO:0006413 - translational initiation [Evidence IEA]) produces MAEADSFLHLARPLGPVAVGTAPTTAPLNVVIQPQALFSILDHSLRRNADQERVIGTLLGTRSEDGTEVEIRSTFAVGHTETTDQVEVDMEYQKQMLALHLKANPKEVLVGWYATSSELNTFSALIQNFYSGQGDGTWPHPAVHLTVSTEAGKDIETRAYISAPVGVTAERAADSAAFIPVPYEIRYGEAEKSGLEAIAAARDAEERRANIFTDIEALERAIEDVLGMIDRVSRYVESVIDEEAPASTALGQYLLNTLALAPKVEPADIERDFNNHIQDVLVVSYLANTIRTQMELSNRLATAQLTLGGESGSGESGDKRGGQRGGKGGRGGQQRTQERSGEEARA; encoded by the exons ATGGCTGAAGCTGATTCCTTCCTTCACCTCGCTCGCCCTCTGGGCCCCGTGGCAGTGGGGACTGCACCGACAACCGCCCCTCTGAACGTTGTCATCCAGCCCCAG GCACTCTTCTCGATCCTGGACCACTCCCTCCGTCGCAACGCTGACCAGGAGCGTGTCATCGGTACTCTGCTGGGAACCAGATCCGAGGATGGAACCGAGGTGGAAATCCGCAGCACCTTCGCTGTTGGACACACGGAGACGACAGACCAGGTTGAAGTGGACATGGAATACCAGAAGCAGATGCTTGCGTTGCACCTGAAGGCCAACCCCAAGGAAGTGCTCGTGGGTTGGTACGCCACCTCGTCCGAGCTGAACACCTTTTCCGCTTTGATCCAGAACTTCTACAGCGGCCAGGGTGATGGCACATGGCCTCACCCTGCCGTTCACTTGACCGTCTCCACCGAGGCTGGAAAGGACATCGAGACTCGCGCCTACATCTCCGCCCCCGTCGGTGTGACCGCGGAGAGAGCCGCCGACAGCGCCGCCTTCATCCCCGTCCCTTACGAGATCCGCTACGGTGAGGCCGAGAAGAGTGGTCTGGAGGCTATTGCTGCGGCCCGTGATGCTGAGGAGCGTCGTGCCAACATCTTCACTGATATCGAGGCTCTGGAGCGTGCGATTGAGGATGTTCTGGGCATGATCGACCGTGTTTCCCGCTACGTTGAGTCTGTCATTGACGAGGAGGCTCCTGCTTCGACGGCCCTGGGTCAGTACCTGCTCAACACCTTGGCTCTGGCACCTAAGGTTGAGCCCGCTGACATTGAGCGTGACTT caacaaccacatcCAGGACGTCCTGGTCGTGTCCTACCTGGCCAACACCATCCGTACACAGATGGAGCTGTCCAACCGGCTAGCAACCGCCCAGCTGACTCTGGGAGGCGAGTCCGGCAGCGGCGAGTCGGGCGACAAGCGCGGCGGCCAACGGGGCGGCAAAGGAGGCCGGGGCGGGCAACAGCGGACTCAAGAAcggagtggagaggaggctCGCGCGTAA